A window of the Anaerobranca gottschalkii DSM 13577 genome harbors these coding sequences:
- a CDS encoding DUF2326 domain-containing protein encodes MINDVVTEQQEIAPLLQITPQKEIIFETPGNTSEGTAFKSLVIYDLTILELRPIPALIHDSNILKRIEDIHLEHILERYQSSNRQVFIAFDKADSTTEKAHKILEETAILRLSDGNELFGRSWSKYESND; translated from the coding sequence ATGATTAACGACGTAGTAACTGAACAGCAGGAAATCGCCCCACTTTTGCAGATAACTCCTCAAAAGGAAATTATATTTGAAACACCCGGAAACACAAGTGAGGGAACCGCTTTCAAGAGCCTAGTTATATACGATTTAACTATACTTGAACTACGTCCAATCCCTGCACTTATCCACGACTCCAATATCCTTAAACGTATTGAGGATATACACTTAGAACATATATTGGAACGTTATCAATCCAGTAATCGCCAGGTTTTCATTGCGTTTGATAAAGCTGATTCTACAACTGAGAAAGCGCACAAGATTTTAGAAGAAACAGCAATCTTGCGATTATCAGATGGTAATGAACTATTTGGTCGTTCGTGGAGTAAATACGAATCGAATGATTAA